From Pseudomonadota bacterium:
GGGGCGCCGCATCCTGGTGCGCGAAGAGGACCTGGTCGCCTACGTCGACGCGCACCTGCTCGAGCCTGCGGGAGCTCGCGCCGAGCGCCGCAAAGGGAGCGTCGCCTGAACATGGGTGCCGCTGACCTGACACCCAACCTCCTGCGCGGAATACGGGACATCGCCCTGGGCGCGCCGCCTGAGCATGTCCTGTCCACCGTCGCCCTGCCCTCCGACGACCAGACCCGCCTGCGCCGAGCTGCTGCTGCCCCTGCG
This genomic window contains:
- a CDS encoding DNA-binding protein is translated as MPKLLNVDDIAERINLSPRTVAKLLTRRVMPVVKLGRRILVREEDLVAYVDAHLLEPAGARAERRKGSVA